The following are encoded in a window of Deferribacterota bacterium genomic DNA:
- a CDS encoding HAD-IIB family hydrolase, which yields MNVNKKLYILMLSIHGLVKSEDIELGRDADTGGQIKYVIELIKTLSKRDKIRKIDLFTRKIIDKNVDDIYSKDIETINEKAKIVRIECGPKKYLRKEKLWDYLDEFSDKIVQYLRKIKDAPDVIHGHYADAGYVGSRVAAMLNIPFIFTGHSLGRVKKERLLLEKGVTEKQIENKYNISKRIEAEEIALSSAELIVASTRQEVNEQYKRYEMYSPRRMKVIPPGVDISNFRPPKRGDTTPQFVSNELSRFLKKLRKPYILAISRADERKNIKNLIKAYGESAKLQELANLVIIAGERDDYKKLEKGATKVIENMLYLIDKYDLYGKAAYPKKHSQNDIYEIYRHTAKLKGVFVNPALTEPFGLTLIEAAASGLPIVATNDGGPIDIEKNCKNVLLIDPTNIKEIEENILKILENKRLWARLSKNGLKGVHKHYTWESHVDKYIRHINSILRKKKYIHILETDNRKLQAVDRLIISDIDNTLLGDKESLVKLLDLINDKNYIGFGVASGRTIKSIINVLKKWKVMNPDIIISSVGTEIYYGKKLIRDRQWDKHISYRWYPTKIKEIMSTIKGIRMQPQSTQRTHKISYYMNPKIAPTKEELYKILRENGVYANVIYSHEKYIDILPIRASKGYAIRYISIKWDIPLDKILVAGDSGNDAEMLVGNTLAVVVGNYSPEIEHLKNEPQIYFAKEKYAAGIIEGIYYYNFLEKIKIEERW from the coding sequence ATATTGAATTAGGGAGAGATGCTGATACAGGTGGTCAAATAAAATATGTTATAGAACTTATTAAAACCCTCTCAAAAAGAGATAAAATTAGAAAGATAGATTTGTTTACTAGGAAAATAATAGATAAGAATGTAGATGATATATACAGCAAGGATATTGAAACAATAAATGAAAAAGCAAAAATTGTCAGAATTGAATGTGGTCCAAAAAAGTATCTTAGAAAAGAAAAATTGTGGGACTATTTAGATGAATTCTCCGATAAGATTGTTCAATATCTTAGAAAAATAAAGGATGCACCTGATGTTATCCATGGGCACTATGCAGATGCTGGTTATGTTGGCTCAAGAGTTGCAGCAATGCTAAATATACCTTTTATTTTTACAGGCCATTCTTTGGGGAGGGTAAAAAAAGAAAGACTGCTCTTAGAAAAAGGAGTAACGGAAAAGCAAATTGAAAATAAATACAATATATCAAAACGTATAGAAGCAGAAGAGATAGCCCTATCATCAGCTGAATTGATAGTAGCAAGCACAAGACAAGAGGTAAATGAACAATATAAAAGGTATGAGATGTATAGCCCGCGCAGAATGAAGGTTATACCACCAGGGGTTGATATAAGCAATTTTAGGCCACCAAAAAGAGGGGATACAACGCCACAATTTGTATCAAACGAATTATCACGTTTCCTAAAAAAATTAAGAAAGCCTTATATACTAGCAATCTCAAGGGCAGATGAGAGAAAAAACATTAAAAACCTAATTAAGGCATATGGAGAGAGCGCAAAATTACAAGAACTAGCAAACCTTGTTATAATTGCAGGTGAGCGTGATGATTATAAAAAATTAGAAAAAGGTGCAACTAAAGTAATTGAAAATATGCTGTATCTAATAGACAAATATGACTTATATGGAAAAGCAGCATACCCAAAAAAACACTCCCAAAATGATATATATGAGATATACAGACATACTGCTAAATTAAAGGGTGTATTTGTAAACCCTGCACTAACTGAACCCTTTGGTCTCACGCTAATTGAGGCAGCAGCAAGTGGATTGCCTATTGTTGCAACAAATGACGGTGGACCAATAGATATAGAGAAAAATTGTAAAAATGTTCTCCTAATAGATCCTACAAATATTAAAGAGATCGAAGAAAATATTCTAAAGATATTAGAAAATAAAAGATTATGGGCTAGACTATCAAAGAACGGTCTAAAGGGAGTTCATAAACACTACACATGGGAATCCCATGTTGATAAATATATAAGGCATATTAATTCTATTTTACGCAAGAAAAAATATATACACATATTAGAAACAGATAATCGAAAATTGCAAGCTGTTGATAGGCTAATCATATCAGATATTGATAATACACTATTAGGTGATAAAGAATCCTTAGTAAAACTTTTAGACTTGATAAATGATAAAAATTATATAGGTTTTGGTGTGGCAAGTGGTAGAACGATAAAAAGTATAATAAACGTTTTAAAAAAATGGAAGGTAATGAACCCTGATATAATAATAAGCTCAGTGGGTACTGAAATATATTATGGAAAAAAATTAATTAGGGATAGACAGTGGGATAAACATATCTCCTATAGATGGTATCCAACAAAAATTAAAGAAATTATGAGTACTATAAAAGGTATTAGAATGCAACCCCAATCTACACAACGAACACATAAGATAAGCTACTATATGAATCCAAAAATAGCGCCAACTAAAGAGGAATTATATAAAATCTTGAGAGAAAATGGGGTATATGCCAATGTTATATACTCCCATGAAAAATATATTGATATATTACCAATTAGAGCTTCTAAGGGCTACGCTATAAGGTATATATCAATTAAATGGGATATCCCTCTTGACAAAATACTGGTAGCTGGCGATTCTGGTAATGATGCTGAAATGCTAGTGGGAAACACATTAGCTGTAGTTGTTGGTAATTATAGCCCAGAAATTGAGCACTTGAAAAATGAACCACAGATATATTTTGCTAAGGAAAAATATGCTGCAGGTATTATAGAGGGAATATATTATTATAATTTTTTAGAAAAAATAAAAATAGAAGAAAGGTGGTAA